In the genome of Raphanus sativus cultivar WK10039 chromosome 9, ASM80110v3, whole genome shotgun sequence, the window GTGGAGGCTGAAGACGACTTCAGCTGCGAAACAAGCGGAGGTTCAACTGTAAGTGGTTCTTTAGGGCCCTTCGGGTTCTCTGTTCTTACTGATGAGAACTTATCGGAACAAACTACGGTTTATTTCTATGTGACTAAAGGAAAAGATTCTAAACTCAAGACTTTCTTCTGTACGGACACCTTAAGGTAAGTAATTCCTCAATAAGATAATCGatccatatattattttttttttttttttttggacaaatcgatccatatattaatatattcttcttcttttgataaAGTATTAACAGGATCTTCTTATATAGTACAAACTAAGTAATTattttgtgttcaaaaaaaaagaaattatttaaatgcagatttgaaaaaaaaaatagcttgTAGATCCTTGAATGTAAGAAAATATTGACTTTTGGAGTTATTGTTGTTGATCATATTGTCTTTTAATAGGTCTACCATGGCTACCGATGTGGTTCGATCGGTGTACGGAAGCTTTGTACCGGTCCTAGAAGGGGAGAAATTGACTATGAGAATCTTGGCAATATATTATATCCTTAAACCCATATACTATGATCTAGTATTAGTGCTCTTTTTTACTTAATATCATCAGAATTTCAATTTTGTGTAGGTGGATCATTCGATAGTAGAAGGATTCGGACAAGGCGGGAGAACATGTATTACGTCAAGAGTTTATCCGACAGAAGCCATCTATGGAGCTGCTAAGCTCTTCTTGTTCAACAATGCCCTTAATGCCACCATTATGGCGTCGTTTGAGGTCTGGCAAATGAACGGTGCTTTTATTCGTCCTTACTCAGCGGACGATTTGGTGCTTCATCACTAATCGTCATGAAACTATGAAATGCATATTGATTTTCTTCTGCTTTGGACATTGGCTTGATCCAAATTTGAGGGGTTGGAGGGTCTGTATGTTCATTAGAAGCTTCAGACAGATAATGTAAAGTTATTGGTTTTCTAGAGTGATAGAGTTACTGTTGGTTTTCTGGAGTGATAGAGTTACTGTTCTAAGCTAGGATTGTCAAAAATATGCACATAACCACCTGAAATCGACCAGGCGTATAATAGTTACTTGTAATATACTCAGTGGccaaaagtataatataaatcTGAAAATACATACGTATGTTATTTTAGGTGTTTCTGATATTTTCGGATACGTTTGGATGGTTTGACACAAATATTTGAATTGTGTATGTGACTACTTTCCGATAATAGTAACCAATTCAAACTATAATTAATgggcaattttttttaatgtacaTTTGAGTAGTTGAATTGAAAATATCATAATCAAATTGATTTATTGGGTTACCTTCAGATCTAACTTAGAAGTAATCAATTAGAACCCCAGCTCATAAGTATCTGTATATAACCATTGAGTGCCTTGATTCACAACTTGATCACATGGCAGTGGTACAGAGAAGCAACTACCCATCGCCGCAGAGatacagaaaacaaaaagattcgAGAATGAGTGAAAAGAGAAATCTGTGAAGCTGTTAGCAAATGAGTATTAATTATTAGGAGAGAATATGAGATTAGTGTGAGCGCAAGATGATTTAGCTCTGGGGCCATCGAAAGATATATAACAGAGAATACCACAATTagcattattatttttaaacaaaatttgcAGAACTTCAACGAGTAAAAATGAGTGTCAATTAACAAAAAGATAAGATTTCTCTTACAAGTGAGAATCTTACATCTGGAAGAGAGAAAAAATCACTGTTTGCATGATAGTATACACTGACCATAATTTGCCTTTTGTGCTCATAGAATTTTCATGAAGGAAATTATGTTCTTTAAATTTGTTGTGTATCTGTACACTTAGTGATGCTCACTTTTCTTCATGCCGATCAGTCAAATACGTTCTTTTTCATGCATCCCTCTGTTCCTGAGTACCTGCATTGGGAGGCTTTACATCTCAAATTTGTGCAAAAAAAGACACACAAGTAAGAAACAACAAAGATCGTTTGCGTGTTTTGTTTTGCCATTGGTCTTGATAAAGGCCAAGTGATACTTACATTATATCTTTAAAACTGGAAAAGCTTGCCTTATCATAAAACGGGACCAATATATAAAGCTACACGACTCAAAGAAAGCCTATTAATAAGAACGCATTTTCGAGGTTCAAAGATctttctaaactctaaaatccAAACAGTACTTTTAACCATCTAGCTTTGCATACCATTTCAGACATAATAGAACCAAATTCAATCAGGTCGTAAAAACAATCAAACTAATAGATTTCAAAAGACATAATTAAATGAACCAAGAAATGTGAGATTTTGATATAAGTAGACAGAAATTTCACCTCAAGCGTCGAGATCAGAAGGAGGTTGCTGAAGAAAGCTCATCACAACATAGATAGCGCTGCTTGTGAAGATGATGATGGCAGAGCGCAAACAAACCCCTTTGGCGGATCCCTTTGTTATGCATAATCTCTAATTTGGAGTGAGGGATACGTGAAAAAAAGCATATATCCATTCCCCATTCTGATGAAGCAAATGTCTCAGACATACCAAGTGACAATGATCTCATCACCACTGAAACACATGAATTTGCAAGACAGGAGGACAGGACCCCTGCATAACATCATAGTGGAAATGCAAAATCCACGGTAATAATTACAAGAGAGAAACACTTTTTTTGCATCCCACAGATGGTGGTGCATAGCCACGGCTCAACATTTCTTTGATAAGATCGGCCGATACAGTTATGTCACCATCTCTAAGACACAGCGTGCCATCATTCAGCATAAGCCCGTCTCCTTTCATCTTCAAATACAATGCATCTATTTCACAGTGTAGGCCTTTCCTACACAAGCCTGACATCATTGTTGTGTACGCTACAACATCAGGCTTCACTCCTTTCCGGCTGAGGCTACAGAACAAACCCCAAGCGTCTTCAACCTTACCAGCCTCGCACATCCCTCGGATAATTATAGTATATGTGACAATATCAAGATCCATCTCTCTCTTTTGCATATCTTCAAATACCACCAACGCTTTCTCTAGCTCCCCGTTGTCACAAAGACCACCCAACAAAATGTTATACGTCCAAATATCGGGAGAGAGACCAAAAGAGTCAATCTGACTAAAAAACTCCCGAGCCGTATCAACATCCCCCGCTTGAAAAAACCCTTGGATAAGAGTGTTGTAAGTGACCGTATTGCTAACTAATCCTCTTCCAGACATCTCCCGGAACAGTCTCACCCCATCCTCCACTCTCCTCGACTTACAAAACCCATTGATAAGAGTGTTGTAACTCACCACATCCGGGAAACAACCTTTCCCGACCATCAAATCAAACATCTCACTCGCCTCATCTATCCTATCTACCATACAAAACCCATTGATCAACGAACTGTAAGTAACAACATCAGGATCCACACGCATCCTCACCATCTCCTCGTACAGCTCCTTAGCCTCCAAAACCTTCCCTTTCTTCACAAACGCATCCACCAACGCACTGTACGTAACCACGTTAGGACTCACCTTCCTCTCCATCATCTCGCTCAACAGCCTCGCCGCGTCGCTCCACCTACCCGAGTTACAAAGACCCTTCACAAGACAAGTGTAGGTAACAATATTAGGTCTAACAACACCTCTCCTCCTCTCAACAACTCCCTTGAAGAAACTAAGAGCTTCATCAGCTCGTCTACTCTTACACATACTATCAATAATCGTGTTGTAAGCAACAATGTCAACTCTATACCCTAACTCCACCATCTTACAAACGAACGACACAGCTTCATCAACCCTGTTCCCTCGACAGAACCCGTTGACGAGAGACCCGAGCGTGACTCTATCCGGGTCATACCCGAGCTTCAGCATCTTTCCGACGAGAGACAAAGCGAGAGAGAGGTGGAAACAGCGACAGAGACAGTTAATCAAGGTGTTGAAGGTGTAGAGATCGTTTCGAATCCCTAAAGCTTCCATCTTTCTCCCCAGAGAGACGACGACGGCGGCGGCGTCGTGGCGCTTCAGCCTGGCGACGGCGTTCAGGAGTCTGTTGAAGTCGATGATTGGAGGGAAGGGGCGAGATTGGTCGTCGACCATGTCGTTGAACAGAGCGATCGCGTCGTCGAGGTTGTCGAGGTCGCGGAGACGGTTTCGGCTCAGTCTCTCTCGGAGATCGATAACGCTGGAGAGAGCTCGTGACGAGATGCAGCAGCAATGGGTGAAAGAATGGAGAGATGTTGTGGGAATGGGAAGATTCCGATGGTGCAATCTCTTCGCCGTCACCATCGCAATCAGCTTCTTCTGCATCGTTTccgattttttttgtttccgtTGTTCTCTCTGAATCGGAATCCTAAAACGACAGATGGGAGTGGTAACCGAGAATTAGAAAAAAACCTAAAACCGGTTTAGTTCCGGTTTATGTGTTTGTATCAAACCGTACTATCGAAATCCAGTCGCCTGTGATTTGCATGATCGAGTGGGTTAACAAAATAGGTTTTGCTTTGGGATGTTCGATATGACATCAGTTCGGGTTTTGGTAAGGTAAGTGATAGAATATGCCAACAAACTCTTCTGATATTCTTGGATCTCATAAGTTGTTATACTAGCTCTCCTGTAATCGTGCAATAGCACAACTACCTTGTGTATATATTACCTCATGATGTACATTGATAATCAAGGAATACAATCgattacatggtatcagagctaaagctcttgagaccttttcTTTCTGTCTGATTTTTCTTCgatctcttcttttttctcttcttctcaccTCTTCTGTACTCTTCTAATGGCTGCCAACGCTATAGAAAAAGCCTTCGGAGTAAacaatatcaaaaatcataTTCCTTTGATTTTGGACTTCGAAGATCACAACTATGATGCTTGGCGCGAGTTATTCCTCACACACTGCCTTGCGTTCGATGTACTTGGTCACATCGATGGCACCAGTACTCCAGATGACGACAATGACGCTCCTTGGATGAAACGTGACGGCCTAGTCAAGCTTTGGCTTTACGGCACGATAACCCAGCCTCTGTTTCGATCCACGTTCAAACCAGGCGGCACTGCAAGAGACATATGGGTTCGCATTGAGAACCAGTTCAGGAACAACAAGGAGGCTAGGGCGCTTCAATTGGATCACGATCTACGCACCACCGAGATAGGAGATCGTTCAGTTCATGATTACTGCCAAACACTGAAAACTACATCAGATCTTCTGGCCAATCTAGATGCTCCAGTCTCAGACAAGAATCTCGTCATGTATCTATTGAATGGTCTAAACGAGAAGTTTGATAACATCATTAACGTTATCAAACACAAGGATCCGTTTCCTTCATTTGACAATGCCAAAACTATGTTGCTCAATGAGGAGACTCGTCTGAAACGATGTCAAAAGACTCCTGCTACGACAGACAATGCCTCAGCGCCATCCGTTCTCACTGTCTCCACAGCCAAaccgcagcagcagcagcagcaacaacaataCCCACAACAGCAGCAGCAGAGGTTCAACAGAGGAAACCGCAAGCAAAACAGAGGACGCGGGCGCGGTGGCTTCAGTCAACGACCATGGAACAACAACTGGAACTCAAACTGGAATCAGCAGTGGCCTCTCCAATACTATCCTGGTCCAATGCCACACCAGTGGCCAGCGTATCCTACTCCCTGGAATCAGCAAA includes:
- the LOC108823731 gene encoding pentatricopeptide repeat-containing protein At1g62680, mitochondrial, whose product is MQKKLIAMVTAKRLHHRNLPIPTTSLHSFTHCCCISSRALSSVIDLRERLSRNRLRDLDNLDDAIALFNDMVDDQSRPFPPIIDFNRLLNAVARLKRHDAAAVVVSLGRKMEALGIRNDLYTFNTLINCLCRCFHLSLALSLVGKMLKLGYDPDRVTLGSLVNGFCRGNRVDEAVSFVCKMVELGYRVDIVAYNTIIDSMCKSRRADEALSFFKGVVERRRGVVRPNIVTYTCLVKGLCNSGRWSDAARLLSEMMERKVSPNVVTYSALVDAFVKKGKVLEAKELYEEMVRMRVDPDVVTYSSLINGFCMVDRIDEASEMFDLMVGKGCFPDVVSYNTLINGFCKSRRVEDGVRLFREMSGRGLVSNTVTYNTLIQGFFQAGDVDTAREFFSQIDSFGLSPDIWTYNILLGGLCDNGELEKALVVFEDMQKREMDLDIVTYTIIIRGMCEAGKVEDAWGLFCSLSRKGVKPDVVAYTTMMSGLCRKGLHCEIDALYLKMKGDGLMLNDGTLCLRDGDITVSADLIKEMLSRGYAPPSVGCKKSVSLL